The region TGCATGACGACGTCGTGCGCTGGTACCGCAGCACGGCCCGCTAGGGACCGACGCTTCGGTTTGAAGACGCGCCCGGCTGGCCCTCCAGCCGGGCGTTTTTCATTGGTCAGGCGTGGTGACCGTCAGCCCGTCGCGGCGCAGGCGGTCCAGCACGCCGTTCTGGCTGACCAGCGAGCGCAGGCTCATCACCGCCACGCTGTGCCCCGGCGTCTTCAGCGCCGCGGCGATGGCCGCGGCCTGGGCGGCGTTGGCCTGGTTCACCTGATCGGCCATGCCCGGCAGGCCGTTGATGCACAGGTCATAGCTGCGCCGGCCGTCCAGGGCGGCGCGCACATTCCCCTCCGCCCAGGCGCGGGCCGTGGCCTGGAACACCACCGGCCCGGCCTCGACTTCCTCCAGCGCCACGTCCAGGCAGGTCAGGCCCGCCGACTCGGGCGCCGCCAGAACCGCCCGTCCCAGGACCACCGCCTCATAGGTGGCCGCCCGACCGGCCTTCACTCGAGCCTTCTTGGCCGCCTTGCCGATGGCCTTGTGCGGCTCGGCCGGGTCGATCCTCATGGCCTTGCGGTTGTCCGACAGCAGCATCAGAGCGCCGGCCACCGGCCGCCATTCCAGATACCGCTCGCCCTTCGTGCCCAGACGCACGGCGGCGTCCTCGACCCGCGCCTGCAGCGGCGGCGGCAGGGGCTGCACGTCCCGCCGCGCCTGCTTGCGCAGGGCTAGCAAACCGCCGATGTCGCCAAGGCCCGCCGTGGCCGCGGCCGGGAGGATCAGGCGGTTGGCGCCGTCCAACCTGCGTTTCAGGATCGTCTGGTCCCAGGCCAGCCCCCTGGGCAAGGCGCTAGGCGCGCCCAGCACATAGACCGTGCTGTCGCTATCGGTGACCTTCCACCAGGCCGGACCGGGCAGGCGCGCCTCGACGATAAGCTCGTCCAGCAGGATGGCTTCGGGATCGATCAGTTCCTGGGCGTGGCTGATAGCCGGCGCCAAGCAGAGGGCCATCGCCAGGCCCGCAATCAATCGACGCATTGATCGGTCTCCACGACGCCCCCGCCCCGGAATCGACCTATATTGATCAGCTTGGAACGAGCTTGACCATGCCCATCCGCCGCCTCCCGCCCGAGACCGTCAACCGCATCGCCGCCGGCGAGGTGGTCGAACGCCCGGCCAGCGCCATCAAGGAGCTGGTCGAGAACGCCCTCGACGCCGGCGCCACGCGGGTCGAGGTCGAGGCTCACGGCGGCGGCCTGACCCGTATCCTGGTGGCCGACGACGGCTGCGGCCTGTCGCCGGACGAGCTGCTGCTGGCGGTCGAGCGCCACGCCACCTCCAAGCTGTCGCCGCAGGAAGACGGCACCTGGGATCTGCTGCGCATCGCCACCTTGGGTTTCCGGGGCGAGGCCCTGCCCTCCATCGGTTCGGTCGCCCGCCTGTCGATCTCCTCCCGCGCAAAGGGAGCGTCCGACGCCCACAGCCTGCTGGTCGAGGGCGGCGCCATGGGCCAGCCGGCCCCCGCCGCCTTCCCCGGCCCGCACGGCGCCCGGGTCGAGGTCCGCGACCTGTTCTACGCCACCCCCGCCCGGCTGAAGTTCATGAAGTCCGAGCGTTCGGAAGCCATGGCCATCGCCGAGGAGATCAAGCGCCAGGCCATGGCGCACGAGGCCGTCGGCTTCACCCTCGACCTCGACGGCAAGCGCGTCCTGCGCCTGTCGGCCGAGCATCCGGGACCGGACGGCCGGCTGGCCCGCCTCGCCGCCGTCCTGGGCCGCGACTTCCAGGACAACGCCATCCTGATCGACCAGGAGCGTGACGGCGTGCGCCTGACCGGTTTCGCCGGCCTGCCCACCTATTCGCGCGGCAACGCCGCCCACCAGTACCTGTTCGTCAACGGCCGCCCGGTCCGTGACCGGCTGCTGCAAGGGGCTTTGCGGGCGGCCTATGCCGACTATCTGGCCCGCGACCGCCATCCGACGGCGGCGCTCTATCTGGAGCTCGACCCGACCCAGGTGGACGTCAACGTCCATCCCGCCAAGGCCGAAGTGCGGTTCCGCGATCCCGCCCTGGTGCGCGGTCTGCTGATCGGCGCCCTGCGCCACAGCCTCGCCGCCGCCGGCCACCGTGCCTCGACCACCGTCGCGGCCGCGGCCCTGGGCGGCTTCCGGCCCCAGGGCGGCCCATCCCCCGCCGGCTTCTCGGCCTGGAGCGCCGGGGGCTGGACGCCTTCAGCCCCCCAGCCTCACACTGGCGTCCTGCCGGGCCTGACCCAGGTGTCCGCCCGGGTCGAGCCCAGCTTTGGCGAGGTGCTTGAACAGGCCGTCGCCTACGCAGATCATTCTCCCGCGTCCCAGCCCGGCTATGTCGATCCCATCGACCACCCGCTCGGCGCCGCGCGGGCGCAACTTCACGAGACCTACGTCGTCGCCCAGACCCGCGACGGCATCATCATCGTCGACCAGCACGCGGCCCACGAGCGCCTGGTCTATGAGCGGATGAAGGTCGAGATGGCCGGCGGCGGCGTCGCGCGCCAGGCCCTGCTGCTGCCGGAGGTGGTGGAACTCGATCCTGCCGAGGCCGAGCGCGTGGTCGCCAAGGCCGACGAGCTGGCCGAGATGGGCCTGATCGTCGAGGGCTTCGGCCCCGGCGCGGTGCTGGTGCGCGAGACCCCAGCCCTGCTGGGCGAGACGGACGCCGGCGCCCTGATCCGCGACATCGCCGATGACCTGTCGGAGAATGGCCAGGCCCTGGCCCTCAAGGAACGCATGGCCGAGGTCTGCGGCACCATGGCCTGCCACGGCTCCATCCGGGCCGGCCGCCGCTTGACCGGCGCCGAGATGAACGCCCTCCTGCGCCAGATGGAGGCCACCCCGCATTCCGGTCAGTGCAACCACGGCCGCCCCACCTATGTGGAGCTGAAACTGGCCGACATCGAGCGGCTGTTCGGAAGACGCTGACCCCTTTTCTCCTGCCCTGTAGCGAAGCGTACGGGGCAGGAGAAGCGGCCAGCACGAGCGCTCCGCCGACGCCGTGGTGCTGACCTGGGACGACTGATCTGCTAGGCTGAAGCCTCCTAACCGAGGATGCCGATGTCTTCCGCCCAAGAGGCCTGGGCCTAAGGGACTGTCCGCCGAAAGGCCTGACGGTCCCGCGAGCCCCCTGACCGCCCGTCGCTGATCTCAGCGGCGCGATCCGTCATGCCTCTTCGGAAGACCTCAAGTGAACATCTCCAAACCGCAGCAAAGGACGCTGCACGCGCTCGCACAAGGCGGGCGCATCCAACTCGTGCGCGACGACCGTGGCGCCATCATCGACGCCGAATGCCTCAGCCATGAGGGATGGCGCCTGGGCGACTGCAACCTCGGCGTCTTCAAGACCCTGAAAAAACGTGGCCTGATCGCCAGCCACCGCGGCCAGCCCTATCGCATCACCCGAGAAGGTCTGCACAGGCTGCGCTCGCAGCTCGACAACCGGGTTTCGGCCAAGCGCTGGTGACGACCCGCCCGCCGACGGTCCAAGCTGTCGGCGGGCGACGCCCTCAAAAGGGGATCGGCGTTCCGTCCCAGGCGATCAGGCGGCCGCTGCTTTGCGCATCCGTCCCATCGATCACCTCCAGCAGACGCGCGGCGCTGTAAGCGGGGGTGAACAGCTTCTCCGCCGCTACGCCCGACTGGAACGGCCGGCTCAGGCCCGTGTCCACCGTACCCGGATGCAGGGCCAGCAGCACCGCGTCGGGCCGCAGGCGCGCGGTCTCCACCGCCATCGTCCGGATCAGTTGGTTCAGCGCGGCCTTCGACGCGCGATAGGCGTGCCACCCGCCAAGCCGGTTATCCTCGATGCTCCCCACCCGCGCCGACAGGGCGGCGAAAACGCTCTTTCCGGTTTTCGGCAGCAGGGGAAGGAAATGCTTGGCCGCCAGGGCGGGACCGATCGCATTGACCTGGAACGCCTTGGCCAGCATCTGCGGATCAAGGGCGCGGAAGGTCTTCTCCGGCGTCAGCCCCTCGCCCTGCAGAAGGCCGCTGGCGATGAAGACCAGGCGGATGGGGATATCGTCGTCGGCCAGGCGGGCGGCCGCGGCGGCGATGCTGGCCTCGTCCTCAAGGTCGATCCGGTCCTCGGCTCTGGCGGCCGAGCGTGACAGGCGCACGACCTCCAGCCCGCTGGCCTCGATCAACTCGGCCACGGCCCCGCCGATCCCGCCGGAGGCCCCGACCACCACCGCTCGCCCGGGTCGTGGAAGGCTGGCCAGGGCCGTCATCAGATCACCCGCAGAAAGAACACCTTGGCCGCGCCGTACTTGCGCTCGTCCAGCAGCTCGAAGCCATCCACCGAAGGGGCCGGCTCGTCGTCGCCCTTCTCCAACATGGCCACGGCGCCGGGCGCCAGCCAGCCCCCGGACAGCAGGCCGGCCAAGGCTTTCTCGCCCAGCCCCTTGCGATACGGCGGGTCGAGGAAGGCCAGTTCGAACGGCGCTCCGGCGCTGGCCGGGCGCTGGCCCAGGTCCGTGGCGTCGCGACGATGCACGCGGGTGTTCCCGAACAGGCCGAAGGCGTCGACGTTCTCGCGGATCGCGCCGCGCGCCGCCTCATCCGTCTCCACGAACAGGCAGAAGGCCGCCCCGCGCGAGATGGCTTCAAAGCCCAAAGCGCCCGAGCCTGCGAACACATCGATCACCCGCAGGTCGCGCACCCCCGGCGACCAGTCGGCATGCTCCAGGATGTTGAACACCGCCTGCCGTGCGCGATCGGAAGTCGGCCGCGTGGCCGAGCCTTCCGGCGCGGATATGGCCTTGCCGCGAAAGGTCCCCGAGACGATCCGCATGCCCTAGCCCTTCTTCGGCCCCGGCCGCTTGGGGCCGTCAGGCTTTTTGGGCGCGTGGCTCGGCTTCTTTTTCGGCTTGGCCCAGCCGGCCTTGTAGACCGGCTTGTCGGCGGCGGCGTCCGCCGCTGCGCCTGGGCGGGGCTTGCGGGACTTGTCGGCGCGGCGCGGGTCGCTGGTCTCCAGGCCCGGCGCCCGGAACGGCTTCTTGAAGCCCCCCGCCTTCACACCAGGACGGGCGGCGGGGCCGCGCGGACGCTCATCCTCGTCGCGAGGGCGGCGGGGCACGAAGTCGCGACCGCCCGGCTTGCGGGGGCCGTCGTCGCGGCGGTCATCGGCGCGCGGCGGACCGCGACGGCTGTCCTTGCGGTCATCCCGCTTTTCCGGCCCAGGGGCGCGACGCTCGAACTTGCCGCCGCCGCGACGGGGGGCGGGCTCGTCCGCCTCGACCACCGCGCCGGAGCCGCGATAGGCCGGCCGGTCGCCCAGGGGCATGGAGCCCGGCGTGATGTGCTCGGCCAGCAGTTCGCGGATCACCCGGGGCCCGACCTCCTCCACCTCGCCCGGCGCCAGCGTGCCCAGCGAGAACGGGCCATAGGCCAGGCGGATCAGGCGGTTGACCTTCAGGTCCAGGGCTTCCAGCACCCGGCGCACTTCGCGGTTCTTGCCCTCGGCCAGGGTCACCGTGATCCAGACGTTGCGGCCGAAGTTGTCGGGGCCCTTGGCCTTGTCCAGGCTGGCCTCGATGGGGCCGTACTTCACGCCCTCGACGGTGATGCCGTTCTTCAGGCGGTCCAGCTTCTCTTGCGTCGTGTGGCCGAAGGCGCGGGCGCGGTAGCGGCGCGGCCAGCCGCTGGACGGCAGTTCCAGCGCGCGGGTCAGGCCGCCGTCATTGGTCAGCAGCAGCAGGCCCTCGGAATTCAGATCCAGACGCCCGACCGAGATCACCCGCCCGATCTCCTTGGGCAGGGCCTGGAACACCGTCGGCCGCCCCTTGGGGTCGTTGTGGGTGGTCACCAGGCCGACCGGCTTGTGATAGCGGAACACGCGGGTGGGTTCGGCCGAGCCGACCACCACGCCGTCGACGGTCAGGATGTCTTTGTCGCCGACCTTGACGGCCGGATGGGTCAGAACAATCCCGTTCAGGGCCACGCGGCCGGCCTCGACCAGGCGCTCGACCTCGCGGCGCGAGGCCACGCCCGCGCGGGCCAGGGCCTTGGCGATCCGCTCGCCGCCGGCGTCGCCGCCTTGACCGCTGGCGGCCTCGTCCTTCAGGTGGGGGTCGTAAGTCTTCTTGTTCATGTCGTCCTGCTTTGGGCCGGGCGCATCTCACGATGGGCCGTAAAGTCGCAAATGCGCAAAGAACCGCCTGACGATCAAGTCGCCCTGCACGACGCCATGGCCCTTGCGCTGGAACAGGCGCGGGCCGCCGCCGAGCGTGGGGAGACCCCCGTGGGCGCCGTGATCCTCGATCCGGCCACGGGCGAGATCGTCGCCGCCGCCGGCAACGGCCCCATCGGCGCCCACGACCCCACCGCCCACGCCGAGATCGCCGCCATGCGCATCGCGGCGCAAAAGCTTGGCAACTATCGCCTCACCGGCCTGACCCTGGTGGTGACGCTGGAGCCTTGCGCCATGTGCGCCGGCGCCATCAGCCATGCCCGCATCGGCCGCGTGGTCTATGGCGCCGATGATCCCAAGGGCGGAGCCGTGGCCCATGGTCCGAAGTTCTTCGAACAGCCCACCTGCCACTGGCGGCCAAGCGTCGACGCCGGGATAATGGCGGACGACAGCGCCGACCTGCTGCGCGGCTTCTTCAAGGCTCGCCGGAAAACCAAGGGAGATGCAGCGTGAAGGCCCTGACCTTGATCACCCTGCTAGCCAGCGCACCAGCCGTTCAGCCCGTTGAGGAGCTGTCCTGGCTGGTCGGAAGCTGGACGCAGAAGACCGCCGAGCGGGATGTCGTCGAGACCTGGGAGCCGCTCGCCAGCGGCGTCATGAAAGGCGTGAGCGTCACCAAGCGGCCGAACCGGCCCGACTTCGTCGAGACCACGACGATCACCACCGAAGCCGCGGGCCCGACCTTCACCGCCACCATCCCCGGCCAGGCGCCGACGGCCTTCGTCCGCCTGCCCGGCCCGCCGGGCGAGGCTGTGTTCGAGAACAAGGCCCACGACTTCCCGCAACGCGTCATCTACCGCCGCTGCGACGAGGACCTCTGCGCTGCGATCGAGGGGACCGTGAAGGGCGAACCCCGGCGCTCTGAGTGGCGGTACCGGCGGATGCGGTAGGCCCCTTGCGTGCTTCGAGACGCGCTTATGCGCTCCTCAGCATGGCGAGCCCTTTAGCCAACTGAATCCGTCATCCTGAGGAGGCCAGAGGTCGTCTCGAAGGACGCACCGCCCCCTCAGACGAAATCCTCGCTCAGCCGGAAATCCAGCCGCTGCTTGACGCCCGGCCAGTCGTAGTCGGTGATCGAGAACACCGCCGTATCCCGCACGTGGCCGGTCCAGGTGATCTTGTGGTTGCGCAGCACGCCTTCCTTGCTGGCGCCCAACTTCAGCACCGCGGCCTGGCTGCGGGCGTTGCGCACGTCGACCATGAACTCGATGCGGATGGCCCCGGCCTCGAAGGCGTGGGTCAGCATCAGGCGTTTGACTTCCGGGTTCACCGGGCCGGACCGGGCGTCGGGGTGCAGGAAGGTGGCCCCCACCTCCAACCCGCTATGGGCGGGGCGCATGTTCAGGTAGCTGGACGTGCCGACCACCTTGCCGTCCTCCAGCCGCCGGATGGCGTAGGCGATGCGCTCGCCGCGATCGGTCTCGGCCTGGAGGGCGCCCCACCAGTCGTCAAAGCCTTCGCCGCAGCCATTGGTCGACATGATCTCCCAGGCTTCGGGATCGCAATCGACGGCCCCGCGCAGTTCGTCGCGCAGTTCCGGGGTGACGGGTTCGAGCCGCACATAGCGGCCCTCGAGGGGGGTGGCTCTCAGATGCATGCGCCCAATCTGCCGTTCCACCCGGGAGTCGGCAAGGCGGCGCTTGCCGCACGCGTCAACTCGTGCAAAATACGATCAAACAAGCGTTTGAACTATAAGGGATGGGCCGCGCCATGGATTTTGACATCTCCCCCAAGCAACGGATGTTTCTGGACCGCGTGGTCGCCTTCATGGACGAGCACATCCGCCCCGCCGTGCCGGAATACGAGCGCGAGATGAACGTCCTGGGCGACGAGCGCTGGAAAGTCGTTCAGGTCGTCGAGGAGCTTAAGAAGAAGGCGAAGGCCGCCGGCCTGTGGAACTTCTTCATGCCGCCGCACAGCGGCCAGACCCATGTGGATGACACCTTCCAGTTCGAGGGCGTGCAGCTCACCAACCTGGAATACAGCCTGATCGCCGAACAACTGGGCAAGATCGGCTTCGCCTCGGAGGTCTTCAACTGCTCGGCGCCCGACACCGGCAACATGGAAGTGCTGATGCGCTACGGCACGCTGGAGCAGAAGGAGCGCTGGCTGCGCCCGCTGATGAACGGCGAGATTCGCAGCGCCTTCCTGATGACCGAGCCGGAGGTGGCCTCGTCGGACGCCACCAACATCGAGACCCGCATCGAACGCGATGGCGACCACTACGTCATCAACGGCCGCAAGTGGTGGTCCTCTGGCGTGGGCGATCCGCGCTGCAAGGTCGCCATCGTCATGGGCAAGACCGATCCCGACAACCCCAGCCGCCACCAGCAGCAGAGCCAGGTCCTGGTTCCCCTGGACGCGCCGGGCATCGAGATCGTCCGCATGCTGCCGGTGTTCGGCTATGACGACGCCCCGCACGGCCACGCCGAAGTGATCCTCAAGAACGTCCGCGTGCCGGTCGAGGAAGCGCTTATCCTCGGCGAGGGTCGCGGCTTCGAGATCGCCCAGGGGCGGCTTGGCCCAGGCCGCATCCACCACTGCATGCGCACCATCGGCACGGCGGAAGTCGCGCTGGAAAAGATGTGCAAGCGCCTGATGAGCCGCAAGGCGTTCGGCAAGTACATCTCCGACCATTCGGTCTGGGAGGAGCGCATCGCCGACGCCCGCATCGACATCGAGATGTGCCGCCTGCTGTGCCTCAAGGCCGCCGACATGATGGACAAGGCCGGCAACAAGTCGGCCCGTCTGGAGATCGCCATGATCAAGGTCGCGGCCCCGCGCCTGGCCCTGAAGATCATCGACGACGCCATCCAGGCCCACGGCGGCGGCGGCGTGACCACCGACTTCGGCCTGGCCAAGGCCTATGCCGGCATCCGCACCCTGCGCCTGGCCGACGGCCCGGATGAGGTCCACCAACGCACCATCGCCCGTATGGAGTACTCGAAGTACGGCGATCTGGCCGCCCGCAGGCGCGCCGAAAAGGACCGCGACCTGGAAGTGGCGGGAATTCGGTAGGGCCAAGGTCTTCCCCCGCTGGGGGAGGGGGACCACGAAGTGGTGGAGGGGGCTTGCTGACTCAGCAGGCCCCCTCCGTCCTTTCAGGACACCTCCCCCAGTGGGGGAGGACCTGGATCAAACCATCAATCCCCGCGTCAGCAGAATCTTGCCGTAGCTCCAGAACGGCGAGGCTAAGCTGGCGGCCATCAGCAGGGCCAGCAGCACGCCGGTCTGCCGGCCGGGCGTCCTGTTCAGCAGGCTCGACGCCGCGCCGCCGAACCACAGGGCCGAAAGCCCGATGGAAAGGGCCGCCCCGGCCAGGGGCGCATAGCCCAGCAGGGCCGCCGCCACCGCGTGGGCCGCCACCAGGGCTCCGCCCACCGCCCGCGCCTGAGCCAGGCCCGCGGTCTCGGACTCCCGCAGCAGACCGATCCGCTTCATGGCGCCGTCCGGACTGGCCAGCAGATATCCGCCCATGGCGCCGCCGATCATGCAGGCGAGAATGGCGAGGACGGTCGAAAGGGTGTGGGAAGCCATGGGGAGAGCTTACTCCGCTCCGTGATGGACCGCCTCGATATTGTGGCCGTCCGCGTCGATGACGAACGCGCCATAATAATTGGGGTGATAGTGCGGCCTCAGGCCCGGCGCGCCGTTGTCCTTGGCGCCCGCCGCCAGCGCCGTCTCGTAGAACGCATCGACCTGAGCCCGGCTTTGCGCCGAAAACGCCACGTGCAGGCCCAGGTTTGGCTTGTCCATGCCGTCTCCCTGCGCCAGCCAGAAGTGCGCCCGCGGGCCGCCCCCAGGGGCCGCCGGGGCCGGCCGGCCATAGCCGCAGAAGGCGACGCTTCCGCTCTGCTCGGCGGTCACGTCCATCAGCGGCACGACGCCGATCGACGCCAGAACACGATCATAAAACACCCTCGCCGTCTTATAATCGACAACCTTGAACCCTAGATGGTCGAGCATTGCGGTGACCTCCCGTATGGACCGCAAACCTAGGACAGATCGGCTGCGGCGTCTTGACTCCATGCGCCGTACAACCTACCTCCCCGGCACGTTGGCACTCAGGGCGGGCGACTGCTAACAGCCCTGCTCGCCAGCGATAAAAACACCAACCCGTAACGCTACGGAGACTCCAGATGAAGTTTCGTCCTCTTGGCGACCGCGTGCTCGTGAAGCGCGTCGAAGAAGAAGAGAAGACCAAGGGCGGGATCATCATCCCCGACACCGCCAAGGAAAAGCCGCAGGAAGGCGAAGTCATCGCCGTCGGCCCCGGCGCCCGCAACGACAAGGGCGATCTGGTCGCCCTGGACGTGAAGGCCGGCGACCGCATCCTGTTCGGCAAGTGGTCCGGCACCGAAGTTAAGGTCGACGGTCAGGACCTCCTGATCATGAAGGAAAGCGACGTCCTGGGCGTGGTCGAGAAGTAAGCCTTCTCCCAACCCGGACCCGTTTGAACGAAATCCTCTTTTAGAAAGGCATCCATCATGGCCGCCAAAGACGTCTATTTCTCCTCCGACGCACGCGACAAGATGCTGCGCGGCGTCAACATCCTCGCCAACGCGGTGAAGGTGACCCTGGGCCCCAAGGGCCGCAACGTCGTGATCGAAAAGTCCTTCGGCGCCCCGCGCTCCACCAAGGACGGCGTGTCGGTCGCCAAGGAAATCGAACTGGCTGACCGCTTCGAGAACCTGGGCGCCCAGCTGATCCGCGAAGTCGCCTCCAAGACCAACGACAAGGCCGGCGACGGCACCACCACCGCCACCGTCCTGGCTCAAGCCATCTGCATCGAAGGCCTGAAGTCGGTCGCGGCCGGCATGAACCCGATGGACCTGAAGCGCGGCGTCGACAAGGCCGTGGCCGTGGTCGTCGAGAACATCAAGTCGTCCTCCAAGAAGGTCACGACCAACCAGGAAATCGCTCAGGTCGGCACCATCTCGGCCAACGGCGACAAGGAAGTGGGCGAGATGATCGCTCACGCCATGGAAAAGGTCGGCAACGAAGGCGTCATCACGGTCGAGGAAGCCAAGTCGCTCCAGACCGAACTGGACGTCGTCGAAGGCATGCAGTTCGACCGCGGCTACCTGTCGCCCTACTTCGTGACCAACGCCGACAAGATGGAAGTGCAGCTCGAAGAGCCGCTCATCCTGCTGTTCGAAAAGAAGCTCTCCTCGCTGCAGCCGCTGCTGCCGGTGCTGGAAGCCGTCGTTCAGTCGGGCCGTCCCCTGCTGATCATCGCTGAAGACGTCGAAGGCGAAGCCCTGGCCACCCTGGTGGTCAACAAGCTGCGCGGCGGCCTGCGCGTCGCGGCCGTCAAGGCTCCGGGCTTCGGCGATCGCCGCAAGGCCATGCTGGAAGACATCGCCATCCTGACGGGCGGCCAGGTCATCTCTGAAGACCTGGGCATCAAGCTGGAAAGCGTCTCGCTCGAAATGCTGGGCCGCGCCAAGAAGGTCACCATCACCAAGGACGACACCACGGTCGTGGACGGCCTGGGCGAAAAGGGCGGCATCGAAGCCCGCATCGGCCAGATCAAGAAGCAGATCGAGGACACCACCTCGGACTACGACAAGGAAAAGCTGCAAGAGCGTCTGGCCAAGCTGGCCGGCGGCGTTGCGGTGATCCGCGTCGGCGGCGCCACCGAAGTCGAAGTGAAGGAGCGTAAGGACCGCGTCGACGACGCGCTGAACGCCACCCGCGCCGCGGTTGAGGAAGGCATCGTCCCCGGCGGCGGCGTCGCCCTGCTGAAGGCTTCGAAGGCTCTGGACGGCCTGACCGGCGACAACGCCGACCAGACCGCCGGCATCGCCATCGTCCGTCGCGCCCTGCAGGCTCCGATCCGTCAGATCGCAGAGAACGCCGGCGTTGAAGGCTCGATCGTGGTCGGCAAGATCCTCGAGAACAACTCGGCCACCTTCGGCTTCAACGCCCAGACCGAACAGTATGTCGATCTGGTCGCCGACGGCGTCATCGACCCGGCCAAGGTTGTCCGCACCGCTCTGCAGGACGCCGCCTCGGTGTCGAGCCTGCTGATCACCACCGAAGCCGCCATCGTCGAAGCCCCCAAGAAGGCTTCGGCCGCTCCGGCCATGCCGGGCGGCGGCATGGGCGACATGGACTTCTAGTCCATTAAAGTCGCCCATCACTAAAGATGGTCAGATCGGCTCCGCCGATCTGACACGGCGACATGGACTTCTAGTCCACTAACCCAGCACCAAGTTGAAGGGCGGGGCCGCAAGGCTCCGCCCTTTTTCTTTGGGAAGTTATCCCCGCCCTTCCCAATCCGCTTAAGCTGTAGCCGTCTCCCCGCACGGGAGGGCGCGTGGCCACGTGTCGTCGTTGCGGGAAGACGCGGACTCCCCCTGGAGGCCGACGACGCCGGGTTTCCTGCTCATCGAAGGCGTCGATCGCAGCGTCCACGACAAGGATCCGCAGCGGAGCGCCAGACGTCTTTCCTGCAACTCCAACCCTACATCGAGCCGTTCGAACGCTCCGCAGCCCTCCCAACCTTCGCGGGTTTCCCCGCGAGGCGGCGAAGCCGTGCGTGCTTCGAGACGCGCTGTCGCGCTCCTCAGCATGACGAGCTTTGTTGCTTTACTGAATCCGTCATCCTGAGGAGGCCAAAGGCCGTCTCGAAGGACGCAGGGCAGCGCCCAAACCACGCACCCGGCTAGGCGCCGGGCCCTCGACCGCCTATCTCGGAAGGCATGAACGCATCCGTGAACGCCCCTTCCCTGCTGGACGCCGCCGGCGTCGATCTCAAGACCGCCGAGAGTATCCTGGGCGAAGCCCTCAAGGGGGCCGATGACGGCGAGCTGTTCATCGAGCGTTCCGAGAGCGAAAGCTTCGTCTTCGACGACGGGCGGCTGAAGACGGCGGCCTATGACGCGGGCGAGGGCTTTGGCCTTCGCGTGGTGGCGGGCGAGACCGCCGGCTACGCCCATTCCTCCGAAATCTCCGAGGCCGCCATCCGCCGCGCCGCCGACAGCGCCAGTCTGGCGCGCCGTGGCTACAGCGGCGTCTCGGCCGAGGCGCCCCGCGCCACCAACGCCAAGCTGTATGGCGAGGACGATCCGGTCTCCAAGCCGGACTTCTCCGACAAGGTCGCCCTGCTGCAGGAGATCGACGCCTTCGCCCGCCAGCGCGATCCACGCGTGGTGCAGGTCATGGCCAGCCTGGCCGGCGAGCGCCGCGTGGTCGAGATCCTGCGCGCCGATGGCCGCCTGCTGCGCGACATCCGCCCCCTGGTGCGGGTCAACGTCCAGATCACCGTCGAGAAGGACGGCCGTCGTGAGACGGGCTCCTCCGGCGCCGGCGGCCGCGCCGGGTTCGAGGCCTGGATCAGCCCCGACAAGTGGCAGGAGCAGGTGGACGAAGCCTTGCGCCAGGCCATGGTCAACCTCGACGCCATCGCCTGTCCGGCGGGCGAGATGGACGTGGTGCTCGGCCCCGGCTGGAACGGCGTGCTGCTGCACGAAGCCGTCGGCCACGGGTTGGAGGGCGATTTCAACCGCAAGGGCATCAGCGCCTTCTCCGGCCGTATCGGCGAGCGCGTGG is a window of Caulobacter sp. NIBR2454 DNA encoding:
- the tldD gene encoding metalloprotease TldD, coding for MNASVNAPSLLDAAGVDLKTAESILGEALKGADDGELFIERSESESFVFDDGRLKTAAYDAGEGFGLRVVAGETAGYAHSSEISEAAIRRAADSASLARRGYSGVSAEAPRATNAKLYGEDDPVSKPDFSDKVALLQEIDAFARQRDPRVVQVMASLAGERRVVEILRADGRLLRDIRPLVRVNVQITVEKDGRRETGSSGAGGRAGFEAWISPDKWQEQVDEALRQAMVNLDAIACPAGEMDVVLGPGWNGVLLHEAVGHGLEGDFNRKGISAFSGRIGERVAAKGVTVFDDGSIPGRRGSLTIDDEGTPTERTILIEDGILVGYMHDRMSARLMGMEATGNGRRQSYAHMPMPRMTNTGMLGGSHKQEEMIASMKRGLYCANFGGGQVDITNGKFVFQCTEAYMVEDGKITAPVKGATLIGDGPNALTRVTMIGDDFGFDPGIGVCGKSGQGVPVGVGQPSLKITGLTVGGTGI